A section of the Pseudomonas sp. FP453 genome encodes:
- the rpsG gene encoding 30S ribosomal protein S7, producing the protein MPRRRVAAKREVLDDPKYGSQILAKFMNHVMESGKKAVAERIVYGALEKVKERKNSDPLEIFEKALDAIAPLVEVKSRRVGGATYQVPVEVRPSRRNALAMRWLVDFARKRGEKSMALRLAGELLDAAEGKGAAVKKREDVHRMAEANKAFSHYRF; encoded by the coding sequence ATGCCAAGAAGACGCGTAGCAGCCAAGCGCGAAGTGCTTGACGATCCAAAATACGGAAGCCAAATTCTGGCCAAGTTCATGAACCACGTGATGGAAAGCGGCAAGAAAGCCGTTGCCGAGCGTATCGTTTATGGCGCGCTGGAAAAGGTTAAAGAACGCAAGAACAGCGACCCCCTGGAAATCTTCGAGAAAGCTCTCGACGCCATCGCTCCGCTGGTCGAAGTGAAGTCGCGCCGTGTAGGCGGTGCTACTTACCAGGTTCCGGTTGAAGTTCGTCCGTCCCGTCGTAACGCTCTGGCAATGCGCTGGTTGGTAGACTTCGCCCGTAAGCGTGGCGAGAAGTCTATGGCTCTGCGTTTGGCCGGCGAACTGTTGGACGCTGCCGAAGGTAAAGGTGCTGCTGTTAAGAAGCGTGAAGACGTGCACCGTATGGCTGAAGCTAACAAAGCTTTCTCGCACTACCGCTTCTAA
- the rpsL gene encoding 30S ribosomal protein S12, with translation MATINQLVRQPRKRIVEKSDVPALQNCPQRRGVCTRVYTTTPKKPNSALRKVCRVRLTNGFEVSSYIGGEGHNLQEHSVVLIRGGRVKDLPGVRYHTVRGSLDTSGVKGRNQGRSKYGTKKPK, from the coding sequence ATGGCAACTATCAACCAGCTGGTACGTCAGCCGCGTAAGCGTATCGTCGAGAAATCCGACGTACCTGCGCTGCAGAACTGCCCGCAACGTCGTGGCGTATGCACCCGTGTGTATACCACCACGCCGAAAAAACCTAACTCGGCACTGCGTAAAGTATGCCGTGTGCGCCTGACCAACGGTTTCGAGGTTTCCTCGTACATCGGCGGTGAAGGCCACAACCTGCAAGAGCACAGCGTGGTACTGATCCGCGGCGGTCGTGTAAAAGACTTGCCAGGTGTTCGTTACCACACCGTACGCGGCTCCTTGGATACTTCCGGCGTTAAAGGTCGTAACCAGGGTCGTTCGAAGTACGGTACCAAGAAGCCTAAGTAG